The stretch of DNA GATATTTCCATAGAAATCATAAAGAAATGAATACAGTCTCAGAGTCATTTCAAAAGTATTTGCGCCGTTTGTTTGCAGCAGGGCTTTTGAACGGCTATCGACAAGATAATAATGATTTATCCGTCTATGTCACGCAAATGGGAAAGGCCATGTTACTCGAATTCAATGAATGTTTTCAAGAACGTTATATCACAGATAGGGAAACGGTTGAACTCAGATATGTTGAAGTTCCTATAGATGAGATGGCGCAATCTCATCACGTCGAAGCTGAGACATCAATTATATCAATTTATGACGAGTAATGCTTCGGTGTTTGAAGTTTCGTAACGAATGGAAAGATAAAATACAAATCTAAATTGGTAAAGTATTTTCTCTTTACAAACGTTAAACTTCCTGTTATTATAGTTTCTTGTAGATAACAAAACATTTGATATTTAAAGGAGAGAATTATAAATGGCAGTTAAAATTCGTTTAACACGCTTAGGTTCAAAAAGAAATCCATTCTATCGTATCGTCGTGGCAGATGCACGTGCACCACGTGATGGTCGTATTATCGAACAAATCGGTACATACAACCCATCAGCTGTGAATACACCAGAAGTAAAAATCGATGAAGCATTGGCATTAAAATGGTTAAAAGATGGTGCGAAACCTACGGATACAGTACACAATCTTTTATCACGTCAAGGTATTTTAAAAACTTTTGATGAGCAAAAAAAAGCAAAATAATTAAATAGATGATGAAGCGACTGGGACTTGAAGTGCTCAATTCCGCTACAATTCTTATGCTTTAATGTGGCAAAGATGACTTGAATGCGTGAGTGCTGTGATGAAGCACTTCAATCTCGTTATTTTTGTTAAGGTGGGATAAGAAGCGACTTGATAAAAGTGCTTCTATCTCACCTTTTTATATTTTTTGATAGGAGGGTGAGTAAATGAACGTAGAAGTAGGTAAAATTGTGAATACACATGGAATTAAAGGTGAAGTGAAAGTGCAGTCGCATTCTGATTTTACAGATGTGCGCTTTCAACCGGGTGAAGTGTTACAAGCAGAATTTCAAGGTAAAACACTGGATTTAACCGTACGTTCACATCGTATGCATAAAGGGTTACATATGTTGACGTTTGAAGGCTATACGAATATTAATGAGATTGAACATTTGAAAGGGACACATCTTTTTCAAGAACGAGATCATAAAGCGATTGAATTAGATGAGCATGAGTTTTACTATTCAGATATTATCGGTTGTACAGTGTTTGATGGCGACCGTCCCATTGGCCGTGTAACAGAAATTTTCGAAACGGGTGCGAATGACGTTTGGGTTGTTAAAGGTGATAAAGAACATTTAATTCCGTATATTGCTGACGTCGTTAAAGAAGTTGACGTTGAAGGACGTCGCATCGTCATTACGCCATTAGAAGGGTTGTTAAACGAATGAAAATTGATTATTTGACGCTCTTTCCTGAAATGTTTGAAGGTGTGCTCAATCAATCCATTTTAAAGCGTGCGAAAGAAAATGGATACTTAGAGACACAATTAATTAATTTTCGAGATTATGCCAATAATAAACATCACCAAGTGGATGATTATCCTTATGGGGGTGGGCAAGGCATGGTGTTGAAACCGGAACCTATTTTTAATGCGATGCGTGCATTGGAGATGTCGGATCAGACGCGTGTTATTTTAATGACGCCTCAGGGACAACCGTTTAATCAAAAATTGGCTGAATCATTAGCAGAAGCGGAACATCTCGTTTTTATTTGTGGTCACTATGAAGGATACGACGAACGAATTAGAGAACATTTAGTGACAGATGAAATTTCGGTAGGAGATTATGTATTAACAGGCGGCGAGTTGCCTGCGATGGTGATGACAGATGCGATTGTGCGCTTACTTCCAGGTGTATTAGGCAATCAAGTGTCACATGAAGACGACTCCTTTTCGAGTGGTCTTTTGGAATATCCGCAGTATACGCGGCCGAGCCATTATGAAGGAATGGCGGTTCCTGATGTATTGCTCTCTGGGGATCATGCGAAAATTGCGCAATGGCGTCATGAAGCATCATTGAAAAGAACATTCATGAAGCGTCCTGACTTGTTAGAACACTATCCACTTACGACAGAAGATCAGAAATATGTACAATCATTAAAAAGAACATTGAAAAAAAATTGAATGTATGCTAGTATATTCTGAGTGTGGAAACACGAATATCACTATGATCCGCTGCTATACATTGTCAAGGCAAGAACATAGGTTGAAGGAGAGAATAAATTATGACAAATCATAAGTTAATTGAAGCAGTTACAAAATCACAATTACGCGAAGATATTCCAACATTCCGTCCAGGTGACACTTTACGTGTACACGTACGTATTGTTGAAGGTAGCCGTGAGCGTATCCAAGTCTTTGAAGGTGTTGTGATCAAACGTCGTGGTGGTGGCATTTCTGAAACTTTCACAGTTCGTAAAATCTCATCAGGTGTAGGCGTTGAACGTACATTCCCAGTTCATACACCAAAAATTGAGAAAATCGAAGTGAAACGTCGCGGTAAAGTCCGTCGTGCGAAACTTTACTACCTACGTAGCCTTCGCGGTAAAGCTGCACGTATCCAAGAAATTCGTTAATTTGAAGATACCAAATACAAATATTAAAACAGGGTTGGGACATTTCGAGGTCTCAGCCCTGTTTGTTGTTATAAAAGTATACTTGATTGCCTTTAATTCATCTTTGAAAAATGGCATCAAGACGTTCTTTCTATGTCGCAACTTATTCACTATTTTTATTATTTTCAACAAGCCCCATGTAGGTTAATGCGATAAACCTTCTATATTTCGCTATAAATTGTTCGTCAAATAAAAGGCCACGATTTCTTTTAATGTCCATCGCTGTTTCATAGATGTTTTCAATAATGTCACTAGGCGGGTGATGCACTTTAGAATAGTCTTTTGTGAGGAAGAGATAAGCCTTGTATAAATCTTCAATCGTTTTGAAATAGCCATATTTTGCGATTGATTTACAAGTAAACGCTGGCCTATGAACGAGATTAAAATAATAATCATAAGAAGGCATCTCGCCTACAAACTTAGGATCTTGATCTAAGTGCACACGCTCTCGGATATCTTCTCCATATTCATCGATTTGTTGCTGTTCTGATCCTTCCATTTGGGATTCTAAATGTTTCATAGTTGAAAATAATACGCTTACCTTACCGGCATTTTTTTCATAATCAATGCTACTGACGCGTATAAGCATTTTTGAAATATCTTTCCTAAAAATGAGGACAATGATTAAAATAAGCCAAGGAAAATTGAAATGTTCATATAAGGACATCAAAAAATGAGAGATACGACTAAAAAGTTGCACCTCAAAATCGAGAAATGTATTTACAAGGGGATTCAAAAAATCACCTCCTTTATGAAGTTTAATATAATATCATTTTAACTCTTCGGTTTATAAAATGCTATGTATATATGATAAAAATATTATTCTTAAAAATAAATGCAGATTGGTAGTGATATCCACGTGTGTGTCTGAAATTTATTTGGCCAATCTTATTGCTAAATGTACAAAAAATGAAAAACGATGCGTCACTTTAAGCGCTGAATACCTGATTGAATATCAATAATGAAGGTATGTCTTTTAGAAAGCAAAGCATCGTTTTTTTTTTCTATAATGAGGCGATACAAAGTTGAACGATGGTGAATCACTGTGCTATTTTTGCAGACGTAGCCACCAACGATAAACGTGTGTACCGATGAGTCCTAGTACGGTTAAAATTGTGAATAAGCCCCAATATGGCAGGACATAGGTCAATGTCACTTCATGATCCCCTTTGTTGACTGGAATGATTGTCATTAATCCATTACCTTGAAGGACAGGGCGTGTGCGCCCCTTCACTTCAGCTTGCAGGCCATCACGATATGGGAGGGGTAACACGAGATATTGGTTTTTATTTGACTTGAAGTGTGCTGTCAAACTGCGCGTGTCTTTTTCGATTTTAACAGGCGTCACTTCCGAAGCGGCACGTTTTAATGTCGCATAATCTTCACCGTAAATCCCCTTGAGCTGAAAGCGATAATCTCCTTTTTTTAATTTGAGTTGCATCGTATCTCGCACCGGTACACGAATGGTTACTGGTGTGACGAAACGACGATAGGCATAGTCAAGTTTCGTACGTCGTTGATAAAAATCATCTAGTTTTAAATAATGTGGTTGATTCGGTGATAATAGTTCGAGATCCATTTCGATGTAGTAGTCATGATAACGTTGTCGTATGTTTTCAGGCAACCGGATATCAACGCCGCCATCTTTATGGTGCACGGTTAATATATCGTCTGTCATAGACGCATCTCGTGGCGTGACAACTGCTTGCGATAAGAGATTAGGGTTCGGTTTGAAAGATTGATTGGCTTTTTGATCATCAAGTACGACACCTTCTAACATGGCTTGTTCACGATCTAACGGTGATTTTAGATCATTTGCGTTATAGACGCGAGAGGTCAAATGCGCACTTGGATAATCTATCGTTTGTTGTGAGTGTGTCCAAGCTTGATGATGGTCTTGAATCGTTTGTACTTTTTTCATTCCATATGGCAGCGTAGAATCTGGTGCATTTTTGATACGATCTGTCACACCCCAGAGTGCATATAAGTTTTGTCGATCACCTAATAAACGATACGTACTATTGCTGTCATAGCCCATATTGATTTGCATTTGTCGATCATAGTAATCTAAAATATTGCCGTCGAAAATACTAGAGTACAGTGCAACCCCATTAAAGTTATAAATCATGCTTGAGTTCACTGCATAAAGGCTCATATAATCAATACGTTGTAATGGTGACTGCTGCTGTTTAATCGAGTTAATAGAGCGTTGTAAAACATCGCTATGATAGTCCGGTGCTTTCATGTCTCCCATTTTAGATTGATACGCTGCAATATTATTGTGATGATAGTTGATCAATAAAATGAACTGTTGGACTACAAACAGCGAGAATATTATCGTACGCATGAGTCCTGAGAGCGAACGCTGTTTATAAATCAGGACAGCAACAAGGACTAAAATAGATAGGCTCATGATTATCCACCACATTGCACCGCGGGAAAAAATAAGCGTCGCAATGCCGAGAATTACAACTGGAATGAGCGATTGCAAAAATGCTTTGAAATGTAGTTCTGTAAAATGTTTGACCCATAACGTCATTAGAGCGCTTGTTGATAGTGCGAGTACATAAATCCAACGGCGCTGAGGAAATGAGAAACCATTAAACATACTATCAAAATATGGTGAAAATGAACCAATCAATAAAATCCATGTCAGAATAGCAACCATTTTATAATGGTAATGTCGATAAAGTTTAAAAGAACAGAGTGCAACAAGTGCAATAAAAGTAATTGTAATATAAAAACCATTCGTGAAAATATGATACTTTTGCGAAAAATCGATAATGGGTGAGATGACGACATCATTGCTTTGACGATCATTATTTAAAAATGAGCGTACCCCTGTGAAAAAGCCAAATGAGGCAATACAGACACTACATACAACAGCTGGAATGAGCAAGTACAATTTTTGCCAACGGTGGACTTGGTCATCAGGATGTGGAAGAATCATGCGATATATTAAATAAATAGTCAAAACAATGGCTTCATAGTAACTAAAATAAAAATTAGAAAACAAAGTCAAAGCGATGGCAATAATAAATAAACCGATACGACGACGTCTGAAAAAACGTTCGATTCCCCAAATTGAGAGTGGCAAATAGATTAAAATATCACCAAAAAAAGACCAAGTAAAATTAAAGTAATAGACGACTGATGAG from Staphylococcus lutrae encodes:
- the rpsP gene encoding 30S ribosomal protein S16: MAVKIRLTRLGSKRNPFYRIVVADARAPRDGRIIEQIGTYNPSAVNTPEVKIDEALALKWLKDGAKPTDTVHNLLSRQGILKTFDEQKKAK
- the rimM gene encoding ribosome maturation factor RimM (Essential for efficient processing of 16S rRNA), which gives rise to MNVEVGKIVNTHGIKGEVKVQSHSDFTDVRFQPGEVLQAEFQGKTLDLTVRSHRMHKGLHMLTFEGYTNINEIEHLKGTHLFQERDHKAIELDEHEFYYSDIIGCTVFDGDRPIGRVTEIFETGANDVWVVKGDKEHLIPYIADVVKEVDVEGRRIVITPLEGLLNE
- the trmD gene encoding tRNA (guanosine(37)-N1)-methyltransferase TrmD — its product is MKIDYLTLFPEMFEGVLNQSILKRAKENGYLETQLINFRDYANNKHHQVDDYPYGGGQGMVLKPEPIFNAMRALEMSDQTRVILMTPQGQPFNQKLAESLAEAEHLVFICGHYEGYDERIREHLVTDEISVGDYVLTGGELPAMVMTDAIVRLLPGVLGNQVSHEDDSFSSGLLEYPQYTRPSHYEGMAVPDVLLSGDHAKIAQWRHEASLKRTFMKRPDLLEHYPLTTEDQKYVQSLKRTLKKN
- the rplS gene encoding 50S ribosomal protein L19 produces the protein MTNHKLIEAVTKSQLREDIPTFRPGDTLRVHVRIVEGSRERIQVFEGVVIKRRGGGISETFTVRKISSGVGVERTFPVHTPKIEKIEVKRRGKVRRAKLYYLRSLRGKAARIQEIR
- a CDS encoding YfhO family protein, with product MKNYNQNALISRFFKVCFIACLVGAVVYVPVIYRFLHDGIIYSGNGDGFKQMMPFQRFLYEHFSQHHSFYDVGFGLGGDYWTDLAYYYTTSPMMYLNFIFVGLGQWLFHLNPSEIEFWPGNQIFTAYLRCIFTFLAAYGMFRNFKLERFYSHLGAMLYATSSVVYYFNFTWSFFGDILIYLPLSIWGIERFFRRRRIGLFIIAIALTLFSNFYFSYYEAIVLTIYLIYRMILPHPDDQVHRWQKLYLLIPAVVCSVCIASFGFFTGVRSFLNNDRQSNDVVISPIIDFSQKYHIFTNGFYITITFIALVALCSFKLYRHYHYKMVAILTWILLIGSFSPYFDSMFNGFSFPQRRWIYVLALSTSALMTLWVKHFTELHFKAFLQSLIPVVILGIATLIFSRGAMWWIIMSLSILVLVAVLIYKQRSLSGLMRTIIFSLFVVQQFILLINYHHNNIAAYQSKMGDMKAPDYHSDVLQRSINSIKQQQSPLQRIDYMSLYAVNSSMIYNFNGVALYSSIFDGNILDYYDRQMQINMGYDSNSTYRLLGDRQNLYALWGVTDRIKNAPDSTLPYGMKKVQTIQDHHQAWTHSQQTIDYPSAHLTSRVYNANDLKSPLDREQAMLEGVVLDDQKANQSFKPNPNLLSQAVVTPRDASMTDDILTVHHKDGGVDIRLPENIRQRYHDYYIEMDLELLSPNQPHYLKLDDFYQRRTKLDYAYRRFVTPVTIRVPVRDTMQLKLKKGDYRFQLKGIYGEDYATLKRAASEVTPVKIEKDTRSLTAHFKSNKNQYLVLPLPYRDGLQAEVKGRTRPVLQGNGLMTIIPVNKGDHEVTLTYVLPYWGLFTILTVLGLIGTHVYRWWLRLQK